A genomic region of Ensifer adhaerens contains the following coding sequences:
- a CDS encoding glutathione S-transferase family protein, which yields MPTLYHHPMSSASRFVRLILSEYGYQTELSEEQPWENRRDFLALNPAGTLPVYVDDSMRALCGATIISEYLDETNGIMKRDRRLLAEDPFQRAEIRRLVEWFLQKMEADVTRPLVRERIFKLQMTPDQGGGAPDSKILRTSRANIRQHMKYLSWLAGSRTWLAGDRISYADLAAAATVSVLDYLGEIDWSDAPTAKEWYQRLKSRPSFRPLLSERVRGVTPVPHYADLDF from the coding sequence ATGCCGACACTGTATCATCACCCCATGTCCTCCGCTTCACGCTTCGTTCGCCTTATCCTCTCGGAATATGGCTATCAGACGGAATTGTCCGAGGAGCAGCCCTGGGAGAACCGGCGCGACTTCCTGGCCCTGAACCCGGCCGGGACGCTACCGGTCTATGTTGACGACAGTATGAGAGCGCTCTGTGGCGCCACGATCATCTCGGAATATCTCGACGAGACGAATGGAATCATGAAGCGGGATCGCAGGCTTCTGGCCGAGGACCCGTTCCAGCGCGCGGAAATCCGGCGCCTCGTCGAATGGTTCCTGCAGAAGATGGAAGCGGACGTCACCCGGCCGCTGGTGCGCGAACGCATCTTCAAGCTGCAGATGACCCCGGACCAGGGCGGCGGCGCACCGGACAGCAAGATCCTGCGCACGTCGCGCGCCAATATCCGCCAGCATATGAAGTATCTCTCCTGGCTCGCCGGTTCGCGCACCTGGCTTGCCGGTGACCGCATCTCCTATGCGGACCTTGCAGCGGCAGCGACAGTGTCCGTGCTCGATTACCTCGGCGAGATCGACTGGTCGGATGCCCCGACCGCCAAGGAGTGGTACCAGCGGCTGAAGTCCCGCCCCTCCTTCCGCCCGCTGCTCTCCGAGCGTGTACGCGGCGTGACCCCGGTTCCGCACTATGCGGACCTCGACTTCTGA
- a CDS encoding di-heme oxidoredictase family protein, with product MKPGASRLFALLLAQALSTALPAAAGDVLPTERTDLNAADRNRVGAVTRPTDDFSKAESFEAMSGGAATSIAPVNADSFSQFSANLTFQEEEGFKLGNALFRKLWVSSPSSTQASDGLGPLYNARACQSCHLKDGRGRPPEGSNDTTSMFFRLARPPRDDEERRLVETHRVVNFPDPVYGAQLQDSAVPGLAAEGHLKVSYTEEPFTFPDGETVSLRRPSYAVADLAYGPLDPATTLSPRVAQPMIGLGLIEAIHEADILALADPDDANGDGISGRPAHTRDARTGTLMLGRFGWKAQNATVRQQSADAFATDIGISSPDADRPHGDCTPAQAKCLTMATGVQARLGPTEAPDPVLGLVTFYSENLAVPARRKASFAETLSGKKVFYDLGCTSCHTPKFVTRRDAANKAQSFQLIWPYSDFLLHDMGEGLADGQPVGVASGSEWRTPPLWGIGLTKTVSGHTFLLHDGRARNFTEAILWHGGEGQKARDAFAALAASDRRDLLAFLESL from the coding sequence ATGAAACCTGGCGCTTCTCGCCTTTTCGCGCTGCTTCTTGCTCAGGCGCTCTCCACGGCGCTGCCCGCCGCAGCCGGCGACGTCCTTCCAACTGAACGCACCGACCTCAACGCTGCCGATCGTAACCGTGTTGGAGCGGTGACGCGGCCGACCGATGATTTCTCCAAGGCGGAAAGCTTCGAGGCCATGTCCGGTGGGGCTGCGACCTCGATCGCGCCTGTGAACGCCGACAGCTTCTCGCAGTTCTCGGCCAATCTCACTTTCCAGGAAGAAGAAGGCTTCAAGCTCGGCAATGCGCTGTTTCGCAAGCTCTGGGTTTCCTCTCCGTCTTCCACCCAGGCCTCCGACGGCCTCGGTCCGCTCTACAACGCGCGGGCCTGCCAGAGCTGTCACCTGAAGGATGGGCGCGGACGCCCGCCCGAAGGCTCCAACGATACGACGTCGATGTTCTTCCGCCTGGCACGCCCGCCGCGCGACGACGAAGAGCGCCGACTGGTCGAGACACATCGGGTCGTGAATTTCCCGGACCCGGTCTATGGCGCCCAGCTTCAGGATAGCGCCGTGCCTGGCCTTGCGGCTGAAGGGCATCTAAAGGTCAGCTACACCGAGGAGCCCTTTACCTTCCCCGACGGCGAGACGGTTTCATTGCGTCGGCCAAGCTACGCGGTGGCGGACCTCGCCTATGGACCGCTCGATCCGGCGACGACGCTCTCGCCGCGCGTGGCGCAGCCGATGATCGGGCTCGGCCTGATCGAGGCGATCCACGAGGCGGATATTCTGGCGCTTGCCGATCCTGACGACGCCAATGGCGACGGGATCAGCGGCCGACCGGCGCACACGCGGGATGCCAGGACCGGCACGTTGATGCTCGGGCGTTTCGGCTGGAAGGCGCAGAACGCCACCGTGCGGCAACAGAGCGCCGATGCCTTCGCCACCGACATCGGCATCTCTTCACCTGATGCTGACCGGCCGCATGGCGATTGCACGCCGGCCCAGGCGAAGTGCCTGACGATGGCAACCGGGGTGCAGGCGCGCCTGGGGCCGACCGAGGCGCCCGATCCGGTGCTCGGCCTAGTTACCTTCTATTCCGAGAACCTTGCCGTTCCGGCGCGACGCAAGGCGAGCTTTGCCGAAACGCTCAGCGGCAAGAAGGTCTTCTACGACCTCGGCTGCACCAGCTGCCACACGCCGAAATTCGTCACCCGCCGCGACGCGGCCAACAAGGCGCAATCATTTCAGCTGATCTGGCCCTATTCCGATTTCCTGCTGCACGACATGGGCGAAGGGCTCGCGGACGGGCAGCCGGTGGGCGTTGCAAGCGGAAGTGAGTGGCGCACGCCGCCGCTTTGGGGCATCGGCTTGACGAAGACCGTCAGTGGGCACACTTTCCTGCTGCACGACGGACGCGCGCGCAATTTCACTGAAGCGATCCTGTGGCATGGCGGCGAAGGGCAGAAGGCCCGCGACGCTTTCGCCGCCCTTGCCGCAAGCGATCGCCGCGATCTCCTTGCCTTCCTGGAGTCTCTCTGA
- the queG gene encoding tRNA epoxyqueuosine(34) reductase QueG → MPGIAAKADNGERRRLKLTEFLKAEAADKGFDLCRITRPDAIPEAPARLQDFLDDGFHGTMEWLAETAERRSDPRTLWSDVRSVVMFAMNYGPEEDPRGILERTDRGAISVYAQNRDYHDIIKGKLKEVATRFAARAGEDVKVFVDTAPVMEKPLSEKAGLGWQGKHTNLVSREYGSWLFLGSLFTTAELVIDAPERDHCGSCRACLDACPTNAFPAPYQIDARRCISYLTIEHKGPIDPDLRPLMGNRIYGCDDCLAACPWNKFAQAASEMKLKARNDLKAPALDGLLDLDDPAFRSLFSGSPVKRIGRDRFVRNALIAAGNSGDQALVAAVKARIDDASPVVRAMAVWALSRLVAPTALAEIAEQCEPETDEDVLNEWQMAGVSRCKS, encoded by the coding sequence GTGCCCGGCATCGCTGCCAAGGCTGACAATGGGGAACGACGGCGGCTAAAGCTGACCGAATTCCTGAAGGCCGAAGCGGCAGACAAGGGCTTCGATCTCTGTCGCATCACCCGGCCGGACGCCATTCCCGAGGCGCCGGCTCGGCTCCAAGATTTTCTCGACGACGGTTTCCACGGCACGATGGAGTGGCTCGCCGAAACGGCCGAACGCCGTTCCGACCCGCGCACGCTCTGGAGCGACGTGCGCTCGGTGGTGATGTTTGCGATGAACTACGGGCCAGAAGAGGATCCGCGCGGGATTCTCGAAAGGACCGACCGCGGCGCGATCTCGGTCTATGCCCAGAACCGCGATTATCACGACATCATCAAGGGCAAGCTCAAGGAAGTGGCGACCCGTTTCGCCGCGCGCGCCGGCGAGGACGTCAAGGTCTTCGTCGACACGGCCCCGGTGATGGAAAAGCCGCTCTCGGAGAAGGCCGGCCTCGGCTGGCAGGGCAAGCACACCAACCTCGTCAGCCGCGAATATGGCTCCTGGCTGTTTCTCGGCAGCCTGTTCACCACAGCCGAACTCGTCATCGACGCGCCGGAGCGGGACCATTGCGGCTCCTGCCGCGCCTGTCTTGACGCCTGCCCCACCAACGCGTTTCCAGCGCCCTATCAGATCGACGCGCGGCGCTGCATTTCCTACCTGACGATCGAGCACAAGGGGCCGATCGACCCGGACCTTCGCCCGTTGATGGGCAACCGCATCTATGGTTGCGACGACTGTCTCGCCGCCTGTCCCTGGAACAAGTTCGCGCAGGCGGCTTCCGAAATGAAGCTGAAGGCGCGCAACGATCTGAAGGCGCCGGCGCTCGACGGCCTGCTCGATCTCGACGACCCCGCCTTCCGCAGCCTGTTCTCGGGCTCGCCGGTCAAGCGGATCGGCCGCGACCGCTTCGTACGCAACGCGCTGATCGCCGCCGGCAACTCCGGCGACCAGGCACTTGTCGCTGCTGTCAAGGCGCGCATCGATGACGCCTCACCGGTGGTGCGGGCAATGGCGGTCTGGGCGCTGTCACGATTGGTCGCGCCCACAGCGCTTGCGGAAATTGCCGAACAATGCGAGCCAGAGACGGACGAAGACGTCCTCAACGAATGGCAGATGGCGGGAGTGAGCCGATGCAAGTCCTGA
- a CDS encoding magnesium transporter CorA family protein yields MLRIYKSQNSHLVLVDMLDGIASPTPAIWFDLFNPSVEETRLVEGQLGIEIPTRDEMQEIELSDRLYQEAGAEFMTMTATAKLDSDYPVKVPVTFILKGTTLVTVRHADPKPFQTFSNRIQKANGQICESGELVMLGLLEAIIDRTADALERAGSEVDAISREVFRKTNASATKKTRDLQSLIEQIGQKGDLLTVIRESLVSIGRLVAYHVALEGMGPRKAGKESRQRIKLIQRDATSLGDHALFLSNKINFLLDATLGLINLEQNQIIKIFSVAAVVFLPPTLVASIYGMNFGVMPELQWEFGYPAALMLMVLSAIVPYFYFKRRGWL; encoded by the coding sequence ATGCTGCGCATCTACAAAAGCCAGAACAGCCACCTCGTGCTCGTCGACATGCTTGACGGCATCGCCTCGCCGACGCCAGCCATCTGGTTCGATCTCTTCAATCCGTCCGTCGAGGAAACGCGCCTCGTCGAGGGGCAGCTCGGCATCGAGATTCCGACCCGCGACGAGATGCAGGAAATCGAGCTTTCCGACCGACTCTACCAGGAGGCCGGCGCCGAATTCATGACGATGACGGCGACCGCCAAGCTCGACAGCGACTATCCGGTCAAGGTGCCGGTGACCTTCATTCTCAAGGGCACGACGCTGGTCACCGTCCGCCATGCCGATCCGAAGCCATTCCAGACCTTCTCCAACCGCATCCAGAAGGCAAACGGCCAGATCTGCGAGAGCGGCGAACTGGTGATGCTGGGTCTGCTGGAGGCGATCATCGACCGCACGGCGGACGCGCTGGAGCGCGCCGGCAGCGAGGTCGACGCGATCTCGCGCGAAGTGTTCCGCAAGACCAATGCCAGCGCCACCAAGAAGACGCGCGACCTGCAGTCGCTGATCGAGCAGATCGGCCAGAAGGGCGACCTTTTGACGGTCATCCGCGAGAGCCTCGTCAGCATCGGGCGGCTCGTTGCCTATCACGTGGCGCTCGAAGGCATGGGGCCGCGCAAGGCGGGCAAGGAAAGCCGGCAGCGGATCAAGCTGATCCAGAGGGACGCGACATCGCTCGGCGATCACGCGCTGTTCCTGTCGAACAAGATCAACTTCCTGCTCGACGCGACGCTCGGTCTCATCAATCTCGAGCAGAACCAGATCATCAAGATCTTCTCGGTCGCTGCCGTCGTCTTCCTGCCGCCGACGCTGGTTGCCTCGATCTATGGCATGAACTTCGGCGTGATGCCGGAACTGCAATGGGAGTTCGGCTACCCTGCGGCACTGATGCTGATGGTGCTCTCGGCGATCGTGCCCTATTTCTACTTCAAGCGCCGGGGCTGGCTCTGA
- a CDS encoding septal ring lytic transglycosylase RlpA family protein: MTPAKFKTAAAAALFTTAFGLVSVSDSHAAGAGCGGASWYALSSKTASGERMNAAHLTAAHRSLKFGTKVQVTNKRNGKTVVVRINDRGPFIRGRVMDLSKAAASQIGMVRSGTASVCYRVINS, from the coding sequence TTGACGCCAGCGAAGTTCAAGACTGCTGCCGCTGCAGCGCTGTTCACGACCGCTTTCGGTCTCGTTTCCGTTTCCGATAGCCATGCAGCCGGCGCCGGCTGCGGCGGCGCATCCTGGTATGCGCTGAGTTCCAAGACCGCCTCAGGCGAGCGAATGAATGCCGCGCACCTGACAGCCGCCCATCGTAGCCTGAAGTTCGGAACCAAGGTTCAGGTCACCAACAAGCGCAACGGCAAGACCGTAGTCGTTCGGATCAATGACCGTGGACCGTTCATTCGCGGACGCGTCATGGATCTTTCCAAGGCTGCAGCCTCACAGATCGGCATGGTCCGCTCCGGCACCGCCAGCGTCTGTTACCGCGTCATCAACTCCTGA
- a CDS encoding imelysin family protein, with the protein MMSPKHTLTFAFALTLTAAWPAMAQEGSALSPRVVNEAAVPTVMAKAVDDFIIPGYRNLTEKTAAATQATAKLCEAPSQPALQNTQRAFSDLVGAWSAIEVVRLGPALEQNRFERFLFYPDRKSTGLKQVQAIVLKKDESATDEAKLKGKSVAAQGLGALEYVLYGTGAETLLNKEGDFRCRYGLAITRNLDIIANEFLAAWQKPDGIQAAWKHPGPDNPEFRDNREAATELLGILVHGVETVKDQRLKPFYEGKNDKGHPKLAIYWRSGNTMASIAANVRGLKTLFDAADMQSLLPEDSRSVAGSADFVFKSVIGAAGNIDGPIDAALADDDKRAKLAFLSLNTNDLLNRLNNDFGGAIGLGAGFSFADGD; encoded by the coding sequence CTGATGTCCCCCAAACATACGCTCACTTTCGCATTCGCCCTGACATTGACGGCCGCATGGCCCGCAATGGCCCAGGAAGGAAGCGCACTCTCGCCGCGCGTCGTCAACGAGGCCGCCGTGCCCACCGTCATGGCCAAGGCCGTCGACGACTTCATCATTCCCGGTTATCGAAACCTCACGGAAAAGACCGCGGCCGCGACGCAGGCGACGGCCAAGCTCTGCGAGGCGCCGTCGCAGCCGGCACTCCAGAACACGCAGCGGGCGTTCTCCGACCTGGTTGGCGCCTGGTCGGCGATCGAGGTCGTGCGGCTTGGCCCGGCCCTCGAACAGAACCGCTTCGAGCGTTTCCTCTTCTACCCCGATCGCAAGAGCACGGGCTTGAAGCAGGTGCAGGCGATCGTTTTGAAGAAGGACGAAAGCGCAACGGACGAAGCCAAGCTCAAGGGCAAGAGCGTCGCAGCGCAAGGCCTCGGCGCGCTCGAATACGTGCTCTACGGCACCGGCGCCGAGACGCTTCTGAACAAGGAAGGTGACTTCCGCTGCCGCTATGGCCTTGCGATCACCAGGAACCTCGACATCATCGCCAACGAGTTCCTGGCCGCTTGGCAGAAGCCCGACGGCATTCAGGCGGCCTGGAAACATCCAGGCCCTGACAATCCCGAATTCCGTGACAACCGCGAGGCTGCTACCGAACTGCTCGGCATTCTCGTCCATGGCGTCGAGACGGTGAAGGACCAGCGACTGAAGCCGTTTTACGAGGGCAAGAACGACAAGGGCCATCCGAAGCTCGCGATCTACTGGCGCTCCGGCAACACCATGGCCTCGATCGCCGCCAACGTGCGGGGCCTGAAAACGCTGTTCGATGCAGCCGACATGCAAAGCCTGCTGCCGGAAGACAGCCGCTCCGTGGCGGGTTCGGCCGATTTCGTCTTCAAGTCGGTGATCGGCGCGGCCGGCAACATCGACGGTCCGATCGATGCGGCACTGGCCGACGACGACAAGCGCGCCAAGCTCGCCTTCCTGTCGCTCAACACCAATGACCTGCTCAACCGCCTGAACAACGATTTCGGCGGCGCGATCGGTCTTGGCGCAGGCTTCTCCTTTGCCGACGGCGATTGA
- a CDS encoding DUF1513 domain-containing protein produces the protein MKAATGLIDRRSFLKMAGAAWVASLAPDRAFALARADAVFASAFMAPDGSYGVATLTEAGDIIDRTALPARAHGMAYSPVSRRAVAFARRPGTYAMILSTDGAAEPVVIAATDGRHFYGHGCFSADGKLLYATENDFAANRGMVGIYDGTDNFARIGEFPTYGIGPHDMTLSADGKLLAIANGGIETHPDFGRTKLNLDHMEPSLTLVDTRTGALVQKHRLPEYLSRLSTRHVDIGPKGEIWFACQYEGARNDLPPLVGSFSKGEDLKFLSLPDRTTEALANYVGAIAVNRNEGLIGLTSPKGGVAVTLDARSGAVLKEERVADAAGVASADHGFAVSSYDGHFKDSQSRVAWDQHIVRLGRS, from the coding sequence ATGAAAGCCGCCACGGGCCTGATCGACCGGCGCAGTTTCCTGAAAATGGCGGGCGCCGCCTGGGTGGCGAGCCTTGCACCCGACCGGGCCTTCGCCCTGGCCAGAGCAGATGCCGTTTTTGCCTCGGCCTTCATGGCGCCGGATGGGAGCTATGGCGTTGCGACGCTCACGGAGGCCGGCGACATCATCGACCGCACCGCGCTGCCGGCACGCGCGCATGGCATGGCCTATTCGCCGGTCAGCCGCCGCGCCGTCGCCTTCGCCCGCAGGCCCGGCACCTATGCGATGATCCTTTCAACCGACGGCGCGGCCGAGCCGGTGGTGATCGCCGCAACCGACGGCCGGCATTTTTACGGGCACGGCTGCTTCTCGGCAGACGGCAAGCTGCTCTACGCCACGGAAAACGACTTTGCCGCCAATCGCGGCATGGTCGGCATCTATGACGGCACCGACAACTTCGCCCGCATCGGCGAATTCCCGACCTATGGCATCGGCCCGCACGACATGACGCTGAGCGCCGATGGGAAACTGCTGGCGATTGCCAATGGCGGCATCGAGACCCATCCGGATTTCGGCCGTACCAAGCTCAATCTCGACCATATGGAGCCGAGCCTGACGCTGGTCGATACGCGAACCGGCGCGCTCGTGCAGAAGCACCGCCTGCCTGAGTATCTCAGCCGCCTTTCGACCCGGCATGTCGATATCGGCCCGAAGGGTGAGATCTGGTTCGCCTGCCAGTACGAAGGCGCGCGCAACGACCTGCCGCCGCTCGTCGGATCCTTCTCCAAAGGCGAGGACCTGAAATTCCTGTCGCTGCCCGACCGCACGACGGAAGCGCTGGCGAACTATGTCGGCGCGATCGCCGTCAACCGGAACGAGGGGCTGATCGGGCTGACTTCGCCGAAGGGCGGCGTGGCGGTGACGCTCGATGCCCGGAGCGGCGCGGTACTGAAGGAAGAACGCGTCGCCGATGCGGCGGGGGTTGCCAGCGCCGACCACGGCTTCGCCGTCTCCTCCTATGACGGCCACTTCAAGGATAGCCAGAGCCGCGTTGCTTGGGACCAGCACATCGTCCGGCTCGGCCGCAGCTGA
- a CDS encoding SDR family oxidoreductase — protein sequence MQVLILGAGYSGMAIARAMAPTATSVVGTTRTEEKAANLEKAGIRPILFDGETISDELAAALGQATHLIQSIAPGRDGDPMFRASTPDLARLAPNLEWIGYLSTVGVYGDHGGEWVTEDMLRKPVSARSVERVEAEDAWIAFGAKQNIPVAVLRLAGIYGPGRNAFCNLANGTARRLIKPGQVFNRIRVEDIGAASLFLANNGTSGVFNITDNEPAPPQDVVAEAARLMGVEPPPETPFEQAELSTMARSFYGENKRVSNARMRATGFEFTYPDYRVSLAQLWKSGTWRNA from the coding sequence ATGCAAGTCCTGATCCTTGGCGCCGGCTACTCCGGCATGGCAATCGCACGGGCCATGGCTCCGACGGCGACAAGCGTCGTCGGCACCACCCGCACCGAGGAGAAGGCGGCAAACCTCGAAAAGGCCGGTATTCGCCCGATCCTCTTCGACGGTGAAACGATCTCCGACGAACTCGCTGCCGCACTTGGCCAGGCGACCCACCTGATCCAGTCGATCGCGCCCGGCCGCGATGGCGACCCGATGTTCCGCGCTTCCACCCCGGATCTCGCACGGCTCGCACCAAACCTCGAATGGATCGGTTATCTCTCGACGGTGGGTGTCTATGGTGACCATGGCGGAGAATGGGTCACCGAGGACATGCTGCGCAAACCGGTCTCTGCCCGCTCAGTCGAACGGGTGGAAGCGGAGGACGCCTGGATCGCCTTCGGCGCAAAGCAGAACATCCCGGTCGCCGTACTAAGGCTCGCCGGCATCTACGGTCCAGGGCGCAACGCTTTCTGCAATCTCGCAAATGGCACGGCCCGACGCCTGATCAAGCCGGGTCAGGTGTTCAACCGCATCCGTGTCGAGGATATCGGGGCGGCGTCTCTGTTCCTCGCAAACAACGGTACGAGCGGCGTCTTCAACATCACCGACAACGAGCCGGCGCCGCCACAGGACGTGGTGGCCGAAGCCGCGCGGCTGATGGGTGTCGAACCTCCCCCGGAGACGCCCTTCGAGCAGGCCGAACTGTCGACGATGGCCCGCTCCTTCTATGGCGAGAACAAACGCGTTTCGAACGCCCGCATGCGCGCCACCGGTTTCGAGTTCACGTACCCCGATTATCGCGTTTCGCTTGCGCAGCTCTGGAAATCCGGCACCTGGCGCAACGCTTGA
- a CDS encoding RsmB/NOP family class I SAM-dependent RNA methyltransferase, whose translation MRLGGRLAGAIEVLEDIEKRKRPVADALKDWGLSHRFAGSGDRSAIGNIVYDALRMKLSHAYLMDSDSASALGHAVMYRQWGFTPDKLAAELDGDKFAPEAPSAERMQAFTTRRLEDAPAYVQGDIPEWTQASFEENFSDDWLDEAKALAGRPTLDLRANTLKATRAKVLKALERSGAEAATIARNGIRIPAGEGASRLPNVTAELSFQKGWFEVQDEGSQIVADLAYPQEGEQVLDYCAGGGGKTLAMSAAMNNKGQVHAYDTDRKRLAPIIERLKRAGTRNVQVHESADSLAPLAGRFDRVLVDAPCTGTGTWRRRPDTKWRLNQKNLEERISQQEEALASAAQFVRPGGHLIYVTCSVLPEENEAQVYGFCEDNPEFEILSAADIWATLFGTDKPQPWSADMKTVTLTPASTGTDGFFFCLMQRKG comes from the coding sequence ATGCGTTTGGGCGGCAGGCTCGCTGGAGCCATTGAGGTTCTTGAGGATATCGAAAAGCGGAAGCGCCCGGTCGCCGACGCGCTCAAGGATTGGGGCCTCTCCCACCGTTTCGCCGGATCCGGCGACCGTTCCGCGATCGGCAACATCGTCTACGACGCCCTTCGCATGAAACTCTCCCACGCCTACCTGATGGACAGCGACAGCGCGTCGGCCCTCGGCCATGCCGTGATGTACCGGCAATGGGGCTTCACCCCGGACAAGCTCGCAGCCGAACTCGACGGCGACAAGTTCGCGCCGGAGGCCCCCTCCGCCGAGCGGATGCAGGCCTTCACGACGCGGAGGCTCGAAGACGCGCCCGCCTATGTGCAGGGCGATATCCCCGAGTGGACCCAGGCCTCCTTCGAAGAGAACTTCTCCGACGACTGGCTCGACGAAGCGAAAGCGCTCGCCGGCCGGCCGACGCTCGACCTGCGGGCCAACACGCTGAAAGCCACACGCGCCAAGGTGTTGAAGGCGCTGGAGCGTAGCGGCGCCGAGGCCGCGACGATCGCCCGCAACGGCATCCGCATTCCCGCCGGCGAAGGCGCTTCGCGCCTGCCGAACGTGACGGCCGAGCTTTCCTTCCAGAAGGGCTGGTTCGAAGTGCAGGACGAGGGCTCGCAGATCGTCGCCGATCTCGCCTACCCGCAGGAAGGCGAACAGGTGCTGGACTATTGCGCCGGCGGCGGCGGCAAGACGCTCGCCATGTCGGCGGCGATGAACAACAAGGGTCAGGTGCACGCCTACGACACCGACCGCAAGCGCCTCGCGCCGATCATCGAGCGGCTGAAGCGTGCGGGCACCCGCAATGTCCAGGTGCACGAGTCCGCAGACAGCCTCGCGCCGCTTGCCGGCCGTTTCGACCGCGTGCTGGTCGATGCCCCCTGCACCGGAACCGGCACCTGGCGCCGGCGACCGGACACCAAATGGCGGCTCAACCAGAAGAACCTCGAAGAGCGTATCTCCCAGCAGGAAGAGGCGCTGGCGAGTGCCGCACAGTTCGTGCGTCCCGGGGGCCACCTGATCTATGTCACCTGCTCGGTGCTGCCCGAGGAGAACGAAGCCCAGGTCTACGGCTTCTGCGAAGACAATCCGGAATTCGAGATCCTGTCGGCGGCCGATATCTGGGCAACGCTGTTCGGCACCGACAAGCCGCAGCCCTGGTCGGCCGACATGAAGACCGTGACGCTGACGCCCGCCTCGACCGGCACGGACGGCTTCTTCTTCTGCCTGATGCAACGCAAGGGCTGA
- a CDS encoding imelysin family protein, protein MTKKFIRGATLAFMTATSALALQPAYAATDAAAVVKHYTAVAHAKFEDALTTAEALDKAIDALIATPSEETLTAARDAWKKARNPYQETEVYRFGNPIVDEWEGKVNAWPLDEGLIDYVDPSYGSESDENALFTANVIANKTIKIDGKDVDATNITPEFLAGTLQEAGGIEANVATGYHAIEFLLWGQDLNGTKAGAGNRPYTDYDTKACTGGNCDRRGAYLKAATELLVADLKEMLANWTPDGAATKAVEADPKAGLVAILTGMGSLSYGELAGERMKLGLLLHDPEEEHDCFSDNTHNSHLHDAIGIQSAYTGQYTRVDGTKMTGPSLSELVAAKDAALGKEMAGNLATTVEKMQAMAKRAETTEAYDQMIGEGNAEGNATIQAAIDGLIAQAKTVQRVIASLDLGTIELEGSDSLDNPNAVFQ, encoded by the coding sequence ATGACCAAGAAATTCATCCGCGGCGCCACGCTGGCGTTCATGACGGCAACGTCGGCGCTGGCCCTGCAGCCGGCCTACGCCGCAACCGACGCCGCCGCCGTAGTGAAGCACTACACCGCCGTCGCCCACGCCAAGTTCGAAGATGCGCTGACGACCGCAGAAGCCCTCGACAAGGCGATCGACGCGCTGATCGCGACGCCGAGCGAGGAAACGCTGACGGCCGCGCGCGACGCCTGGAAGAAGGCCCGCAACCCCTACCAGGAAACCGAAGTTTACCGCTTCGGCAACCCGATCGTCGACGAGTGGGAAGGCAAGGTCAACGCCTGGCCGCTGGACGAAGGCCTGATCGACTATGTCGACCCGAGCTACGGCAGCGAAAGCGACGAGAACGCGCTCTTCACCGCCAACGTCATCGCCAACAAGACGATCAAGATCGACGGCAAGGACGTCGATGCCACCAACATTACGCCGGAGTTCCTGGCGGGAACGCTGCAGGAAGCCGGCGGCATCGAGGCGAACGTCGCGACAGGCTACCACGCGATCGAGTTCCTGCTCTGGGGCCAGGACCTGAACGGCACCAAGGCCGGCGCCGGCAACCGCCCCTACACGGACTACGACACCAAGGCCTGCACCGGTGGCAACTGCGATCGCCGCGGCGCCTACCTGAAGGCCGCTACCGAGCTCCTCGTCGCCGACCTCAAGGAAATGCTCGCAAACTGGACGCCGGACGGCGCCGCGACCAAGGCGGTCGAGGCCGATCCGAAGGCCGGCCTCGTCGCCATCCTCACCGGCATGGGCTCGCTCTCCTATGGCGAACTTGCCGGCGAGCGCATGAAACTCGGCCTGCTGCTGCACGATCCGGAGGAAGAACATGATTGCTTCTCCGACAACACGCACAACTCGCATCTGCATGACGCGATCGGCATCCAGTCGGCCTATACCGGGCAATACACACGCGTCGACGGCACGAAGATGACCGGCCCGTCGCTCTCCGAACTCGTCGCGGCCAAGGATGCCGCGCTCGGCAAGGAGATGGCGGGCAACCTCGCCACCACGGTCGAGAAGATGCAGGCGATGGCCAAGCGCGCGGAAACGACCGAGGCCTACGACCAGATGATCGGCGAAGGCAATGCCGAGGGCAACGCCACCATCCAGGCCGCGATCGACGGGCTGATCGCCCAGGCAAAGACCGTGCAGCGCGTCATTGCGTCGCTCGATCTCGGCACGATCGAGCTTGAAGGTTCGGACAGCCTGGACAATCCTAACGCCGTCTTCCAATAA